In Pseudomonas glycinae, the DNA window GCTGCTGAGTGCCGGCGCCAACGTGGTCGGTGGCTCATCGGCGAGCAGGAACAGTTTCTGGAAGTTTTCGAGCTTGCCGGCCCAAGGTTCGCCGGGCAGTTGCCATTCACCTTCAGCCGGTGCTTCGGCCTGCAGGAACGACAGCTCGTAAACCACGTCCGGATGCACACGCTGGGCAACACGCAAGGCCTCCTCCGCCAGCGCCAAAGTCAGAGCTTTAGTGCTGGGCCAAATCAGGAAACCAATTCGATGGGCAGTCATGGGCGGGCGATCCGAAGCGAATAACGGTGATGAAGGCAAGGGCCAATGCTAGCCCGAAAATGAACACAAATCGCGAAACCAGCAAAGATCAATTGTGGGAGCTGGCTTGCCAGCGATAGCGGTGTGTCTGTCCCAGAAATGCGATCTGGCAGGACGCCATCGCTGGCAAGCCAGCTCCCACAGGAATCGAGACCGGCCTCAAGGCTGCGAAGCATGCACTATCTCGGTGCGCAACGGCAGCCCTGATTACTTGAGGCTGCCCGAGAGGAATTGTTGCAAACGTTCCGATTGCGGATTGACCAGCACTTCACGCGGGTTACCGCTTTCTTCCACGACGCCTTTGTGCAGGAACACCAGCTGGTTCGACACTTCACGGGCGAAGCCCATTTCGTGGGTCACCACCACCATGGTCCGGCCTTCCTGAGCGAGGGCCTGCATGACTTTCAGCACGTCGCCGACCAGTTCCGGGTCGAGGGCCGAAGTCGGCTCGTCGAACAGCATCACTTCCGGTTCCATCGCCAGCGCACGGGCGATTGCCACACGCTGTTGTTCGCCACCAGACATGTGCCCCGGGAACGCATCCTTACGATGAGCCACGCCGACCTTGTTCAGGTAGTGCTCGGCTTTCTCGCGGGCTTCGGCCTTGGACACACCCAGCACGTGAACCGGCGCTTCCATGATGTTTTCCAGCGCGGTCATGTGCGACCACAGGTTGAAGTGCTGGAACACCATCGACAGGCGCGAACGCATGCGTTGCAGCTGTTTCGGATCAGCGGCTTTCAGCGCGCCGTCCTTGTTCGCTACCAGTTTCAGCTCTTCGTTGTTGAGCAGGATCTTGCCCGCGTGCGGCTGCTCGAGCAGGTTGATGCAGCGCAGGAAAGTACTTTTGCCGGAGCCACTGGAGCCGATGATGCTGATCACATCGCCGGCGGCCGCTTTCAGGGAAACGCCCTTGAGCACTTCGTGACTGCCATAGCGTTTATGCAGGTCTTGGACTTCAAGTTTGTACATGCGGTCGGTTCTCACAAAAACAGTCAGTCGTTGAGCAAAGGGCCGTCGCGCAGCGCATCGCGCCCCGCCACTTTGGCCAGCCAGAAACCGGGTTGGGCGTAACGCAGCCGCTCAATGGCAAACAGCACCCCGGACGTACCAGCACAGACCGTGCTGACCCGATCCGACAGCGGATCGATCACTTCGAAAATCTTGTCACCGGCTTCAACCCACTCGCCGGGCTTGCGCAGAAAACTCACCACACCGGGATGCGGCGGCAGGAGCATTTCGGTGCCTTCGAACGGCATGCCTTCGCATGGTTCGTGCGCCGCGCTCGGCCACTCGCCACGGATCAGGCCCTGCTCGGCGAGGAACGCCAGAATGCCTTCAGCCCAGGCTTCGGCCTGCGCCGGCGTGGTGTCAGCCTGACCGCCGAGTTCGACGGTGGTTGCCAGGCACGCCAGTGGAATTTGCGCGTCCGGGAACAGACGCGACAGACGCAGCCACGGCAGCGAACAGGCTTCATCGAACGAGCTGCCGCCGGAATCTTCCGCCAGCAGGCCGACCTTCACGTCCAGGTGCGCAGCGAGCGAACGCCACTGCGGCCAGTGCTGCGGCAACGCGTACATGTGCAGCGCGGCTTCACAGTCGCAATGCAGATCCAGCACCACATCGGCGGTGGCGGCGTGTTGCAGCAGGATGCGCTGCATGCCTTGCAACTGGCTACTCGCTTCAGGCAATTCGGCCAGATGGTCGGCCATCGCCTGACGGATCAGACGGATGTTGGCGTGCGGATCATCACCGAGTTGTCCTTCCAGCCTGGCGGCCACGGGGGCGCTGAGCTCGACGAAATCACGGTTGAAATTCTTGCCGCTGCCGGCCTCGAAACGGCCCTGATGGTTGCCTTGCAGCAACTGGCCAAGACCCAGCGGGTTGGCCACTGGCACCAGCTCGATGACGCCGTTGAGCAGGCCCTTGGCTTCGAGTTCGCCGAGGCGTTTTTTCAGTTCCCAAGCGGTGCGCATGCCGGGCAGTTCGTCAGCATGGAGGCTGGCCTGGATGTAGGCCTTGCGCCCACCACTGCGCTCTCTATTTCCAAAGCTGAACACCGAAATCCGGCGCTCGCTGCCCAGGTGGCTCCACGGCAGAACGTGGTCGATGCGTTCCATATCAGTGCTTCCGCGGGGCCAGGTAGCTCAGCCAGCGACGCTCGGCCAGCTTGAACAGGCGCACCAGAATGAAGGTCAGGCACAGGTAGAACACGCCGGCGGTGATGTACGCCTCGAACGGCAGGTAGAACTGCGCGTTGACGGTGCGGGCCGCGCCGGTGATGTCGATCAGGGTCACGATGGACGCCAGACTGGTGGTCTGCAGCATCATGATCACTTCGTTGCTGTACTGCGGCAGCGCCCGGCGCAGGGCCGATGGCAGCAGGATGCGCTTGTACATCTTGACGCGCGACATGCCCATGGCCTTGGCCGCTTCGATCTCGCCGTTCGGCGTGGCCTTCAGGCTGCCGGCGATGATTTCGGCGGTGTAGGCGCTGGTGTTGATCGCGAACGCCAGGCACGCACAGAACGTTGCGCTGGACAGCCACGGCCAGAGGAAGCTCTCGCGCACCGCTTCGAACTGGGCCAGACCGTAGTAGATCAGGAACAGTTGAACCAGCATCGGCGTGCCGCGAATCACGTAGGTGTAGAGCCAGGCTGCGCCATTGACCACAGCGTTCTTGGATACGCGCATCAGCCCCAGCGGCAGGGCCGCGAGCAGACCGAAGAACAGCGACAGCGCGAGCAACTTGAGGGTCGTGACCAGACCGCCGAAGTACAGCGGCAGGGCCTCCCAAATGACGTTGTAGTCGAAGATCATAGATCAGCCGCCCTTACGCCTACCGAGTAGCGCTTCTCAAGGTGACGCAGCGCCAGCAACGAGACACTGGTGATCACCAGGTACATCGCCGCCACTGCGAGGAAGAAGGTGAAAGGCTCGCGGGTGGCGTCGGCCGCCTGCTTGGCCTTGAACATCATGTCTTGCAGACCGACCACGGAAATCAGCGCGGTGGCCTTGGTCAACACCAGCCAGTTGTTGGTGAAGCCCGGAATCGCCAGACGAATCATCTGCGGCACCAGCACCCGGAAGAACACCTGGAAGCTGCTCATGCCGTACGCCATGCCCGCTTCGGCCTGACCTTTGGGGATCGCCATGAACGCGCCGCGGAAAGTTTCCGACAGATACGCACCGAAGATGAAACCGAGGGTGCCGATACCGGCGGCCAGCGGGTTCAGGTCGATGTAGTCGTCATAGCCGAGCATCGGTGCGACGCGGTTGAGCAGGTCCTGACCGCCGTAGAAGATCAGCAGGATCAGCACCAGGTCGGGAATCCCGCGAATCACCGTGGAATACAGATCGCCCAGCCACGCCAGCCAGCGCACCGGCGACAGGCGCAACGCGACGCCGATCAGCCCGAGAACGATGGCCAGGGCCATGGACGACAAGGCGAGCTGAAGCGTCAGCCAAGCGCCATCGAGGATGACAGCCCCGTAGCCTTTCAACATGATTCAGGTCCTCGAAAGTTGGGATGAAAAAATGGCGCAAACCGCAGAGATCCTGTTGCTTGCGCCATTTCGGACGGGTCGAGCGACGTCTTTACTTGCCGTAAATGTCGAAGTCGAAGTACTTGTCCTGGATTGCCTTGTACTTGCCGTTCTCGCGGATGGCCGCGATGGCGGTGTTGATCTTGTCTTTCAGGGCGTCGCCCTTGCGTACCGCAATGCCTACGCCGTCGCCGAAGTATTTGACGTCGGTGAACGCCGGGCCCACGAACGCGAAGCCTTTGCCGGCGTCGGTTTTCAGGAAGCCGTCATTCAACAGCGTAGCGTCCGCCACGGTGCCGTCGAGGCGGCCGGCGGCCACGTCGAGATAGATTTCGTTCTGCGAACCGTAAGGCTTGATCTCGGCACCCAGCGGGGCCAGGACTTCGCGGGCGAAACGCTCGTGGATCGAACCACGTTGCACGCCGATGTTCTTGCCCTTCAGCTCAGCCAGACCTTCGCTGACCTGAGTACCTTCCTTCATCACCAGGCGGGCCGGGGTGTTGTAGTACTTGTTGGTGAAGT includes these proteins:
- a CDS encoding succinylglutamate desuccinylase/aspartoacylase family protein; translated protein: MERIDHVLPWSHLGSERRISVFSFGNRERSGGRKAYIQASLHADELPGMRTAWELKKRLGELEAKGLLNGVIELVPVANPLGLGQLLQGNHQGRFEAGSGKNFNRDFVELSAPVAARLEGQLGDDPHANIRLIRQAMADHLAELPEASSQLQGMQRILLQHAATADVVLDLHCDCEAALHMYALPQHWPQWRSLAAHLDVKVGLLAEDSGGSSFDEACSLPWLRLSRLFPDAQIPLACLATTVELGGQADTTPAQAEAWAEGILAFLAEQGLIRGEWPSAAHEPCEGMPFEGTEMLLPPHPGVVSFLRKPGEWVEAGDKIFEVIDPLSDRVSTVCAGTSGVLFAIERLRYAQPGFWLAKVAGRDALRDGPLLND
- a CDS encoding ABC transporter ATP-binding protein — its product is MYKLEVQDLHKRYGSHEVLKGVSLKAAAGDVISIIGSSGSGKSTFLRCINLLEQPHAGKILLNNEELKLVANKDGALKAADPKQLQRMRSRLSMVFQHFNLWSHMTALENIMEAPVHVLGVSKAEAREKAEHYLNKVGVAHRKDAFPGHMSGGEQQRVAIARALAMEPEVMLFDEPTSALDPELVGDVLKVMQALAQEGRTMVVVTHEMGFAREVSNQLVFLHKGVVEESGNPREVLVNPQSERLQQFLSGSLK
- a CDS encoding ABC transporter permease, whose translation is MLKGYGAVILDGAWLTLQLALSSMALAIVLGLIGVALRLSPVRWLAWLGDLYSTVIRGIPDLVLILLIFYGGQDLLNRVAPMLGYDDYIDLNPLAAGIGTLGFIFGAYLSETFRGAFMAIPKGQAEAGMAYGMSSFQVFFRVLVPQMIRLAIPGFTNNWLVLTKATALISVVGLQDMMFKAKQAADATREPFTFFLAVAAMYLVITSVSLLALRHLEKRYSVGVRAADL
- a CDS encoding ABC transporter substrate-binding protein; its protein translation is MKKLVLLGALALSVLSLPTFADEKPLKIGIEAAYPPFASKAPDGSIVGFDYDIGNALCEEMKVKCQWVEQEFDGLIPALKVRKIDAILSSMSITEDRKKSVDFTNKYYNTPARLVMKEGTQVSEGLAELKGKNIGVQRGSIHERFAREVLAPLGAEIKPYGSQNEIYLDVAAGRLDGTVADATLLNDGFLKTDAGKGFAFVGPAFTDVKYFGDGVGIAVRKGDALKDKINTAIAAIRENGKYKAIQDKYFDFDIYGK
- a CDS encoding ABC transporter permease, which codes for MIFDYNVIWEALPLYFGGLVTTLKLLALSLFFGLLAALPLGLMRVSKNAVVNGAAWLYTYVIRGTPMLVQLFLIYYGLAQFEAVRESFLWPWLSSATFCACLAFAINTSAYTAEIIAGSLKATPNGEIEAAKAMGMSRVKMYKRILLPSALRRALPQYSNEVIMMLQTTSLASIVTLIDITGAARTVNAQFYLPFEAYITAGVFYLCLTFILVRLFKLAERRWLSYLAPRKH